A region of the Acidimicrobiia bacterium genome:
GTGCGTTGGACGCGGTGATCGAGTCGATGGCAGAGCTGCGTGACCGTGGGAACCTCGAGGCTCCCGGCCTGGAGACGGCACTGGACGCCGTCGCGGAGGCGCGTGATCGCAAGAACGCCGAAGTGGACGCAGAGACCGCCAGCGCTCACGCCGAGAAGGTGGTCTCCATCGCCCATCAGATTGCCGCGGCGGCTCACAGCGAGAACTACAACCTGAACGAAACCCGGGAAAGCATCAGTGCCCTCATCGAGGAACTGAAGCTTGCAGCCTGGGAAAGAGGCCGGGGCAACGCATTCGGACGTGACAAGGACAAAGGTCAAGGGCAGCCGCCCGTCGACCTTGGCAACGGCGGGGATCGAGGGAACTCAGGGGAGGCACCCAAGCCTTGATCCGAGTCGGGCGGGTCGCAGCGCCCGACTCACCTTGGGGAAGAGTACGATCCCTGCCCGTTGCCGAAACGTCGGATGCAACTTCACAGATCTGGCAGCATAAGCCCGGTGACTCAGGGTCCTCCCAAGAATCCATGGCCGCCCGACTCCGACACGATCGAACGCTGCCGGGCTGGCGAGCGTGATTCCATCGCATTGGTGATTCGTACCGGGTTCCCCCGGTTGATCGCTTTTTTCATCGGTGCGGGCGTTCCTCCGGGCGATGCAGATGATCTGGCCGCCGACACGTGCGAGGGACTGGTCAAGAACATCTCGAAGCTGCGTGAGGTCGGAGCGTTTGAGGCATGGTTCTGGGCCATTGCCAGAGCAAAGCTGCGAACGTGGATCCGGAAGCGCCGGCGGCCG
Encoded here:
- a CDS encoding sigma-70 family RNA polymerase sigma factor, with translation MTQGPPKNPWPPDSDTIERCRAGERDSIALVIRTGFPRLIAFFIGAGVPPGDADDLAADTCEGLVKNISKLREVGAFEAWFWAIARAKLRTWIRKRRRPGRFEPVNAPGNTPAERIVEIEEHAGIRLALGLLAAKDRELLWLREVEGLSYEEIGGRLRTAAGTVRVACHRARKRLEVAYEQIAGDLEEPG